The following coding sequences are from one Methanohalophilus halophilus window:
- a CDS encoding Na+/H+ antiporter subunit E — MKRYVMYSIALGFVWCFVHGAVNLSNFLIGAMIGPFLIRPFKELYSFGEEISYRDKLNRVPKQIHYFSILIVEIVKASIVVAKIVLQPKIDIKPGIIAVPIRAKTDVGITAIANTITLTPGTLTIDVSDDKSALYVHCIDIDNAKEIRDSIKDDLEEYVLEAFE; from the coding sequence ATGAAGAGATATGTAATGTATTCAATTGCGCTTGGTTTTGTCTGGTGTTTTGTCCACGGTGCCGTAAACCTGAGCAATTTCCTCATAGGTGCCATGATCGGACCATTCCTGATCAGGCCATTTAAAGAACTCTATAGTTTCGGAGAGGAAATTTCTTACAGGGATAAATTAAACCGCGTACCAAAACAGATACATTATTTCTCTATACTCATAGTTGAGATTGTAAAAGCAAGTATCGTTGTAGCAAAAATCGTACTGCAACCAAAAATCGATATAAAACCTGGCATTATAGCAGTTCCCATCAGGGCAAAAACAGATGTTGGTATTACAGCTATCGCAAACACCATCACCCTGACGCCTGGAACCCTTACAATTGATGTATCTGATGATAAATCTGCATTGTATGTACACTGTATTGACATCGACAATGCTAAAGAAATACGTGATTCCATAAAGGATGATCTGGAAGAATATGTACTGGAGGCATTCGAATGA
- a CDS encoding cation:proton antiporter, with protein MNTIHLLDIALVFMVLSIIPCIHRIIKGPTIPDRVIAVDALATVIVVMLGVYSFVQESVFFMDVALVISIIAFVGTVTIAKYLDEGVVF; from the coding sequence ATGAACACAATCCATTTGCTTGACATCGCGCTTGTATTCATGGTATTATCAATTATTCCCTGTATCCACAGGATTATCAAAGGTCCTACCATCCCCGACAGGGTTATTGCAGTCGATGCCCTGGCAACTGTAATTGTGGTCATGCTGGGTGTTTATTCTTTTGTCCAGGAATCGGTGTTCTTCATGGATGTAGCTCTTGTGATTTCTATTATAGCCTTTGTTGGAACAGTCACAATCGCAAAATATCTGGATGAGGGAGTGGTATTCTGA
- the mnhG gene encoding monovalent cation/H(+) antiporter subunit G, producing MLSNFFFFAGMFFVFLGMLGLYRLPDVYNRLHATTKIGTLGAFGVMMGIVIKIGFGPMGIKAITVGLFLLLTAPVAAHMISRAAHRHGVGLCEESTVDDYGKTYCLINSSCPVKHEETIENDHEKI from the coding sequence ATTCTTAGTAATTTTTTCTTCTTCGCCGGGATGTTCTTTGTATTCCTGGGAATGCTGGGACTTTATCGGCTGCCTGATGTGTATAACAGGCTGCATGCCACAACAAAAATCGGAACACTGGGAGCCTTTGGCGTTATGATGGGAATCGTCATAAAAATTGGATTTGGACCCATGGGAATAAAAGCTATTACAGTTGGGCTTTTTCTCCTGTTAACAGCTCCCGTAGCAGCTCATATGATAAGCAGGGCTGCTCACAGGCACGGAGTTGGACTTTGCGAAGAATCAACTGTAGATGATTACGGTAAAACCTATTGTTTAATAAATTCCAGCTGCCCGGTAAAACATGAAGAAACTATTGAAAATGACCATGAGAAGATATAA
- a CDS encoding L-threonylcarbamoyladenylate synthase, with protein sequence MQKKTEIMRIAEKTADDIFKKAGKLLREGKTVAFPTETVYGLGADALNPQAVEQIFKAKGRPADNPLIVHVSNQDQCNQLVSTFTPIAKKLAECFWPGPLAIILDKTDMVPYITTGRLETVAIRMPANQIAQNIIEASCKPIAAPSANLSGRPSPTNASHVEEDLQGRIDAIVDGGEVEIGVESTVVDARGEVPVILRPGKISAEDIQQCTNTEVCIGYAKKDHMEKPLSPGMKYTHYSPSAKVILVQGKTKDVSAKIADLVGNTNEEHERAGLLLTEEIQNDFPFKEKLSIGQATKPEGAAKRIFAGLREMDSKGMDLIIVDGSFTEKGIGAAVHERLQKAADIIITIPRM encoded by the coding sequence ATGCAAAAAAAAACAGAGATTATGAGGATTGCTGAAAAGACAGCAGACGATATATTCAAAAAGGCAGGAAAACTCTTGCGAGAAGGCAAAACAGTAGCTTTTCCTACAGAAACTGTTTATGGACTGGGAGCCGATGCCCTTAACCCACAAGCTGTAGAGCAAATATTTAAAGCAAAGGGCAGACCTGCTGACAATCCCCTTATAGTCCATGTATCAAATCAGGATCAATGCAACCAACTTGTGAGCACTTTCACCCCCATTGCTAAAAAACTTGCAGAATGCTTCTGGCCAGGACCCCTGGCAATAATTCTCGACAAAACAGATATGGTTCCTTATATAACTACGGGAAGACTTGAAACCGTAGCAATCCGGATGCCTGCAAACCAGATTGCCCAAAATATTATAGAGGCATCCTGCAAACCTATTGCTGCTCCCAGCGCAAACCTTTCCGGTCGGCCCAGCCCTACAAATGCATCCCATGTCGAGGAAGACCTTCAAGGCCGAATCGATGCAATTGTGGATGGAGGGGAAGTAGAAATTGGTGTGGAATCCACAGTCGTTGATGCACGCGGAGAAGTCCCGGTGATATTGCGCCCGGGAAAGATATCTGCCGAAGATATACAGCAATGCACAAACACAGAAGTATGTATTGGATATGCAAAAAAGGACCATATGGAAAAACCTCTTTCACCCGGCATGAAATATACCCATTACTCCCCTTCTGCAAAGGTTATACTGGTGCAGGGAAAAACAAAAGATGTATCTGCAAAAATTGCAGACCTTGTTGGAAACACCAATGAGGAACATGAAAGGGCAGGATTGTTACTTACAGAAGAGATCCAAAACGACTTCCCTTTCAAAGAGAAATTATCTATAGGCCAGGCAACTAAACCCGAGGGAGCAGCAAAGCGTATTTTTGCAGGATTAAGAGAGATGGACTCAAAAGGCATGGATTTGATAATTGTAGACGGATCTTTTACTGAAAAAGGGATTGGAGCTGCAGTCCATGAGAGGCTGCAAAAGGCAGCTGATATAATTATAACTATACCACGGATGTGA
- a CDS encoding potassium channel family protein, protein MCPKEIKYSPTNLKDLLIQMKDTSELMVDLAYSAMVYDDEDIAEEVLRLEERMDTYYYHMNMAAMLSTRRVEEAEEMTGVLQVASSSEKIANAAADIAQIVLMQMGIPLELKMALREAEETILRVTVSDDSIMSGYTLGDLELDTETGMWLIAIRRQNDWIYDPDHSTRIRSGDVLFARGHDEGVPLLIKLATNKEYVLRNNSHERLLRDLEKAVDIIVDMKNMAEMSVGLAYFAILYDNNDIAEEVRAIESEMDVMKYDLQHWVLETAKHVSDVDELKGLLHLANASEAISDAAYGIADTVLRDIELHPIITLAVRGSDEVITRVVVEDCSPIVGDTLGDLQLATETGVHIMAVKRAGRWLYSPSARTRVEGGDILIGRGSRTGEEALLEMCACPVRED, encoded by the coding sequence ATGTGTCCCAAAGAGATCAAATACAGCCCTACTAATCTCAAAGACCTTCTTATTCAAATGAAAGACACCTCAGAACTGATGGTAGATCTTGCTTACTCTGCTATGGTTTATGACGATGAGGATATTGCAGAGGAAGTCCTCCGCTTAGAAGAGAGGATGGATACTTACTACTATCACATGAACATGGCTGCAATGTTAAGCACCCGCCGTGTTGAGGAAGCCGAAGAAATGACAGGTGTGCTTCAGGTAGCTTCATCCTCTGAAAAAATTGCAAACGCAGCCGCTGATATCGCCCAAATTGTACTGATGCAAATGGGTATTCCGCTAGAACTAAAAATGGCACTCAGAGAAGCTGAAGAAACCATTCTAAGGGTAACAGTAAGCGATGATTCCATCATGAGTGGCTATACACTGGGTGATCTTGAACTGGATACTGAAACAGGGATGTGGCTTATTGCTATCAGGCGCCAGAATGATTGGATATATGATCCGGACCATTCAACACGCATACGTTCAGGGGATGTCCTTTTTGCAAGGGGACATGATGAAGGGGTCCCTCTTCTGATCAAATTAGCCACCAACAAAGAGTATGTTTTACGAAATAATTCACACGAGCGGCTATTAAGAGACCTGGAAAAAGCCGTGGATATTATCGTAGACATGAAAAACATGGCGGAAATGTCTGTAGGACTTGCTTATTTTGCAATACTCTACGACAATAATGACATAGCAGAAGAGGTGCGTGCCATTGAGTCTGAGATGGATGTCATGAAATATGATCTCCAGCACTGGGTACTTGAAACCGCAAAACACGTCTCTGATGTTGACGAGCTCAAGGGTCTATTACATCTTGCCAATGCGTCTGAAGCCATCTCCGATGCTGCTTATGGTATTGCTGATACGGTGCTCAGGGATATAGAACTGCACCCCATAATTACTCTTGCTGTACGGGGTTCGGATGAAGTTATCACGAGGGTTGTAGTGGAAGACTGTTCCCCGATTGTCGGTGATACTCTCGGAGATCTACAGCTTGCCACGGAGACAGGAGTTCACATAATGGCTGTAAAAAGAGCCGGGAGGTGGCTTTACAGTCCAAGTGCCCGCACCCGTGTAGAGGGTGGGGACATCCTTATAGGACGTGGTTCCCGCACCGGCGAAGAAGCTCTACTTGAAATGTGTGCCTGTCCAGTAAGAGAAGACTGA
- a CDS encoding magnesium transporter: MSYYTIGSIVKSSAPILFLTSFVGLFAGQIMNSNLDSLISYPILLLLIPALIKIGGDTGSMLGARLASAFHMGLGTTRIHKNPVVRNSLIAAFIVGIVASCFLSVVVWIVGMLIHNGIAFTSLFSICVLACLVELIIVYAVTLVVAVASHKFGLDPDDTVIPIIATIGDVVGISAIFGVIALLEFV; this comes from the coding sequence ATGAGCTATTACACCATTGGAAGTATAGTGAAAAGCAGCGCACCTATCCTTTTCCTGACTTCATTCGTCGGCCTTTTTGCAGGTCAGATCATGAACTCAAATCTGGATAGTTTGATCTCATATCCTATCCTTTTACTCCTGATTCCCGCATTGATCAAAATCGGAGGGGATACTGGCAGCATGCTTGGAGCAAGGCTGGCCTCGGCTTTTCATATGGGTCTTGGTACCACACGCATCCATAAGAATCCTGTTGTACGCAATAGCCTGATAGCCGCTTTTATTGTAGGGATTGTCGCTTCCTGTTTCCTGAGTGTAGTTGTATGGATTGTAGGTATGCTTATTCACAATGGTATAGCATTTACAAGTCTTTTCAGCATCTGTGTGCTGGCCTGCCTGGTAGAACTGATAATAGTGTATGCAGTAACACTGGTTGTAGCAGTTGCATCTCACAAATTCGGGCTTGATCCGGATGATACCGTTATTCCTATTATTGCAACTATCGGTGATGTTGTAGGGATTTCTGCAATCTTTGGAGTCATAGCATTGTTGGAGTTTGTCTGA
- a CDS encoding magnesium transporter, with protein sequence MDSDPEDYEYEEDIEAYYLGDYASIGSIVREVLPFELLATVGGVVAGLILSGMTEELQVIPGLLVITPAVLGMRGNISSTLGSRLGSAIHMGLITKIERNPELLNNIGGSLLLSLLLSFVLGLLGHFMTIALGLESAGALTLTLIAVMAGLSSGLILSVIATFFAIGMFKFGFDPDNVVTPSIATIGDIVSMFMLFLSAKVVLAI encoded by the coding sequence ATGGATTCAGACCCTGAAGATTATGAATATGAAGAAGATATAGAAGCCTATTATCTCGGGGATTATGCAAGTATCGGTTCGATTGTCAGGGAAGTTCTTCCCTTTGAGCTTCTTGCTACTGTAGGAGGGGTTGTTGCAGGCCTCATTCTTTCCGGTATGACAGAAGAGCTTCAGGTAATTCCCGGCCTGTTAGTGATAACTCCGGCAGTGCTTGGAATGAGGGGTAACATCTCATCTACCCTCGGTTCCCGTCTGGGCAGTGCAATACATATGGGTCTGATTACAAAAATCGAGCGCAACCCTGAATTGCTCAATAATATTGGGGGTTCTCTTTTGCTCAGTTTGTTGCTCTCTTTTGTACTGGGCCTGTTGGGTCATTTTATGACAATTGCTCTGGGTCTGGAAAGTGCAGGTGCCTTAACCCTTACATTAATAGCCGTGATGGCAGGGTTGTCTTCAGGTTTAATTCTCTCTGTAATAGCAACTTTTTTTGCCATAGGTATGTTCAAGTTTGGCTTTGATCCTGATAATGTTGTCACACCCTCTATAGCAACTATAGGTGACATCGTGTCTATGTTCATGCTGTTCCTTTCTGCAAAGGTGGTGTTAGCAATATGA
- a CDS encoding P-loop ATPase, Sll1717 family, with protein MDEIDFFNGLGFDSNPFASTNADDEDRLNQYFIRPKYFDSVWGNPERPKSVIVFAPRGGGKTAQRKMIEFESQRSKNVLCVNYSRFEFSKDIQSITVSDHLRKLIQIIIIGILTRLNEEPQLIGHLDSNDRQFLKNSIDVHLGQISEYDFKDAIDSLSNYSDKAKEYWNKYLGKISVGINLAVLKLGVNTENTNQDPISEALDGSYKYQLEKMQNIISKIDFSGIYILIDKVDEADITGNDANLSSKLVEPLLKDLDLLEMNGYSFKFFLWDKLMRYYDKYGRKDRIKHHSLSWDNFSLKKMVSKRLEAYSNNRINDFSDIVNYDFNIDINSIIILFAQKSPRDVIRIIQDIIAEQREINPYARKISSSAIMKGIDIFTQTKASEIVDISTLRELRKIGQVEFTINYLANDVYKCKQDTVRSKIKRWSDLGIIENIGKEKGRKKPVNKYCISDITIAKCIFPELSIEEFLNSKYRKCPNCGADLFRDWDKSDKKICHICSKESKSTGTKFSEKMFDTQQKTLFDF; from the coding sequence ATGGACGAAATAGATTTTTTTAATGGTTTAGGTTTTGACTCAAATCCTTTTGCATCTACAAATGCAGATGATGAAGATAGATTAAATCAATATTTCATCCGGCCTAAATATTTTGACTCTGTATGGGGAAATCCAGAAAGACCTAAAAGTGTAATTGTTTTTGCTCCAAGAGGCGGGGGGAAAACAGCTCAAAGAAAGATGATTGAATTTGAAAGTCAAAGAAGTAAGAATGTTCTTTGTGTTAATTACTCTAGGTTTGAATTTTCGAAAGATATTCAGTCAATCACTGTTTCTGACCACCTGAGAAAACTTATTCAAATCATCATTATTGGTATATTGACAAGATTAAACGAAGAACCGCAACTCATTGGACATTTAGATTCAAATGACAGGCAGTTCCTGAAAAATTCAATAGATGTTCATTTAGGTCAGATATCTGAGTATGATTTTAAGGATGCAATTGATTCTTTATCTAATTATTCTGATAAAGCAAAAGAATACTGGAATAAATATCTCGGAAAAATTAGTGTTGGGATTAATCTAGCAGTTTTAAAGTTAGGAGTAAACACTGAAAACACAAATCAAGATCCAATTTCTGAAGCACTTGATGGATCGTATAAGTACCAGTTAGAAAAAATGCAAAATATAATTTCCAAAATAGATTTTTCCGGCATATATATATTAATTGACAAAGTTGATGAAGCTGATATAACTGGAAATGATGCTAATTTATCATCAAAACTAGTCGAGCCATTGTTAAAAGATTTAGATTTACTTGAAATGAATGGCTACAGTTTTAAATTTTTCCTATGGGATAAATTAATGCGATATTATGATAAGTATGGTCGAAAAGATCGCATAAAACATCATAGTCTTAGTTGGGATAATTTCTCTTTAAAAAAGATGGTTTCTAAAAGACTTGAAGCATATAGTAACAATAGAATTAATGACTTTTCAGATATCGTAAATTATGATTTTAATATTGATATTAATTCTATTATCATTTTATTCGCCCAGAAATCACCGCGTGATGTGATTAGAATAATTCAAGATATCATAGCAGAACAAAGAGAAATCAATCCATATGCTCGAAAAATTTCTTCTTCTGCAATTATGAAAGGAATTGATATTTTTACACAAACCAAAGCAAGTGAAATTGTTGACATTAGTACACTCAGAGAATTAAGGAAAATTGGTCAAGTTGAATTCACTATAAATTACCTAGCAAATGATGTATATAAATGTAAACAAGATACTGTAAGATCTAAAATAAAAAGATGGTCTGATCTTGGAATTATTGAGAATATAGGTAAAGAAAAAGGGAGAAAAAAGCCTGTAAATAAATATTGTATAAGCGATATTACAATTGCAAAATGCATTTTTCCAGAGTTATCTATAGAAGAATTCCTAAATTCAAAATACCGAAAATGTCCTAATTGTGGTGCTGATTTATTTAGGGATTGGGATAAAAGCGATAAAAAAATCTGCCACATATGTTCTAAAGAAAGCAAAAGTACAGGCACAAAATTTTCTGAAAAGATGTTTGATACTCAGCAGAAGACATTATTTGATTTTTGA
- a CDS encoding integrase, translating into MRNLLNYFEDEDVDDIAGYSIEKWSRYIKIKKSGVVEIYVTDEEIQEAYNACTDDLKSILKLLIYSGNRLSHIHAMLGNFDEKNIVIDNDIAHYPTSSFSSGTKRTFQIFFPASFILELKSISNLKPYESLLKKIKHDRVTAKTIRKWHLNVMIREGVTKSLADFIQGRASATVGSAHYLNKVQQSKKEYRRIMDSFVLEFKVDNSTLS; encoded by the coding sequence TTGCGCAATTTATTGAACTACTTTGAAGATGAGGATGTAGATGATATCGCAGGATATAGCATTGAAAAATGGAGCCGCTACATCAAAATAAAGAAATCTGGTGTAGTTGAAATTTATGTCACAGATGAGGAAATACAGGAAGCATATAATGCTTGCACAGATGACCTTAAATCCATCTTGAAATTGCTCATATATTCAGGTAATCGACTCAGCCACATACATGCTATGTTAGGGAATTTCGATGAGAAAAATATAGTAATTGATAACGATATCGCACATTATCCTACATCTTCGTTTTCAAGTGGTACTAAGCGAACATTTCAGATATTCTTCCCTGCATCTTTCATACTTGAACTCAAAAGTATTAGCAATCTGAAACCATATGAATCGTTGTTAAAGAAAATAAAACATGACCGTGTCACAGCAAAAACAATTCGTAAGTGGCACCTCAATGTAATGATAAGAGAAGGAGTTACTAAAAGTTTGGCTGATTTTATACAGGGAAGAGCATCTGCAACTGTTGGAAGTGCTCATTATCTGAATAAAGTACAGCAATCAAAAAAAGAGTATCGGAGGATTATGGATAGTTTTGTATTAGAATTCAAAGTGGATAATTCAACTTTAAGCTAG